The Deltaproteobacteria bacterium genome segment GGGGCTTTTGGCCGAAACCCGTTCCGCTTCGCGGTTCAGCAGGGTAATGATCTCCTCCCGATGTTGGTTGAAAAAATCCCCTTGCAGGGTCAAGACGCCCTCAAAATAGTGGTCCTGGATTTTTTTGCAGGCCGGGCAGATGACCCGGTTGGTAGTCTCCCGGTTAATATGCCGGCGATAAAGCTCCTCATCAAAAAACCAGCGTTTATTCTGATAGATGGCTTTACAACTGGTGCAGATCGCCATCTCATGACGGCCGCCCCAGGGCAGATAGGGATCATCGACTTTGCCGAATTTCTTCCCTTTTTCGCCGCTCCATTTTCTTTCCTTATACTTTTGCATCGCTTGCCTCTTTGAGGGTTCAGGCTGTCTCCGGCTCCCCCCACGCTAGCCATTTTTAAATATTTTCCTAGATAATTTGCCGCAATTCAAATGAAAAAGGCCATAAAACCGCTTTAGTGGTCGGTTTTAGATGAAAAAATAAAATCTCCCCTCCGGCCCTGGACCACGAAGGTGAATCCTCACGTCGCCAATTTCAGGTTTTGACAATCTTTTGTAATTATGTTAAAAATTTAAAGAGATTGTCCCCTTAGCCAGGCTGAGAAGCTTGGATCCAAACCCTGGTTGGACCGAGACTGAAAGAGGAGGGGAACCAAATGTGCCGGACGCGCTTGAGCCGCCCAGCTTTAATCAGATCTTTGGTTGAACTTGACTTTAATCAGGCCATAAACCGTTTACTGGAAGAAATTAGCCAGGCCATCTCCCGCTTGAATCCGGAGGCCGCGGAAAGTCTAATCCAGGAACTGGAAGCCGCCCCCCGGCTGTTTGGTTATGGGTCGGGGCGGTCCGGATTTATCCTTCGGACCTTTTGTATGCGGCTGATGCACCTCGGTTTCACCATCTACTATGTGGGAGAAACAATTACCCCCCGCATTCAGCCCCGTGATTTGCTATTGGTGGTGTCTGGTTCGGGGGAGACTCCCCAGACTCGGGAATTACTCCGGCAGGCCAAGTCTCGGGGGGCACGGACCGTTAGCCTTACTGCCCATCGAGAATCGGCCATCGGGCAGGAAGCAGACCTGAGCATTTTGGTGCCAGGAACCACGAAACTATCTCTGGCCCACGAACTGGAGTCCATACAATGTCCGGGCAGCTTGTTTGAACAGGCTGCTTTTATATTTTTCGAAACCGTTATTCTGATGCTCTATCAACGGCGTTTGGGCCGGAACCGCCAAGATATTATGGCCCGACACGCAGATTTAGAGTAGCATTCCACCAGGAAAGT includes the following:
- a CDS encoding SIS domain-containing protein: MCRTRLSRPALIRSLVELDFNQAINRLLEEISQAISRLNPEAAESLIQELEAAPRLFGYGSGRSGFILRTFCMRLMHLGFTIYYVGETITPRIQPRDLLLVVSGSGETPQTRELLRQAKSRGARTVSLTAHRESAIGQEADLSILVPGTTKLSLAHELESIQCPGSLFEQAAFIFFETVILMLYQRRLGRNRQDIMARHADLE
- a CDS encoding ATPase, giving the protein MQKYKERKWSGEKGKKFGKVDDPYLPWGGRHEMAICTSCKAIYQNKRWFFDEELYRRHINRETTNRVICPACKKIQDHYFEGVLTLQGDFFNQHREEIITLLNREAERVSAKSPADRIIQMVEEDKERLIVETTTEKLAQRLGRAVYRAYKGELDFRWSHMNKFVRVYWSR